A genomic region of Candidatus Pseudomonas phytovorans contains the following coding sequences:
- a CDS encoding helix-turn-helix transcriptional regulator has protein sequence MMQTDSREYRPDPQLYLQLGELIASTGAAGFADQMLRLVEAQVPVQRLELSEWTLDLQRANVSHIAVLGSAGLQPAHAAINNLRQPLLQRIMQMKDPLLIELKAPQGAPHPHQNAHQCHVVSCSGSKRWVISFHRLPSQRTFSLSELSQLKSLSDTLLPLVEHHGQLLEQGAMRRAGSPLVDLEAGSLRHSFGERLVQEAVRLSTREQEVCLGLLTGGTVPEMAQRLNVKNSSVETYLKRATAKLGVSGRHGLAKWMAGA, from the coding sequence ATGATGCAGACCGACAGCCGCGAATACCGCCCCGACCCACAGCTGTACCTGCAATTGGGGGAACTGATCGCCAGCACCGGCGCTGCAGGCTTTGCCGACCAGATGTTACGCCTGGTCGAAGCACAAGTGCCTGTCCAACGGCTCGAACTCAGCGAATGGACCCTCGACCTGCAGCGGGCCAATGTCAGCCATATCGCGGTGCTGGGCAGTGCCGGGCTGCAACCCGCCCACGCTGCCATCAACAACCTGCGCCAACCGCTGTTGCAACGCATCATGCAGATGAAAGACCCGCTGCTGATCGAGCTCAAGGCGCCTCAGGGCGCCCCTCATCCACACCAGAATGCCCACCAGTGCCACGTGGTGTCGTGCAGTGGCAGCAAACGCTGGGTGATCAGTTTTCATCGTTTGCCAAGCCAGCGCACGTTCTCCCTGAGTGAACTGTCGCAGCTCAAGAGTTTGTCCGACACCCTGCTGCCGCTGGTGGAGCACCACGGTCAACTGCTTGAACAGGGCGCGATGCGTCGCGCCGGGTCGCCTCTGGTCGACCTTGAGGCAGGCTCGCTGCGCCATTCGTTTGGTGAGCGGCTGGTGCAGGAGGCGGTACGCCTGTCGACCCGCGAACAGGAGGTGTGCCTGGGCCTGCTGACCGGCGGAACGGTGCCAGAGATGGCCCAGCGGCTGAATGTGAAGAACAGCTCGGTGGAAACCTACCTCAAGCGTGCCACTGCCAAACTGGGGGTCAGTGGCCGCCATGGCCTGGCGAAATGGATGGCCGGTGCCTGA
- a CDS encoding universal stress protein, with translation MSQFKRLFVMLGPQMRHTPALQRAAALAESSGALLDINVFVDDVDTFGLMSDGRERERLLSDNRQWLADEAEQLGNAGLDVSTELLLTRDPLGSALERVERQGCDLLVKDVQHEPVLKRLLVTPLDWQLLKDSPVAVHLVSDIRLPLPRQIAAAVDLNSHGAGEHLDEQVIHCARALALQCNAELHLLHVCDAAKTHIADFGAGTVTMPGFDGSVRNAQRAAFNRLGDHHQIPLERRHFLEGAAIRAIAQFVGHSRADVIVMGSHRHDAMQTYLGGTTAHVLEHPLCNVLAIKAIR, from the coding sequence ATGAGCCAGTTCAAGCGCTTGTTTGTCATGCTCGGCCCGCAGATGCGCCATACGCCAGCGCTGCAACGCGCAGCGGCACTGGCGGAGTCCAGCGGTGCACTGCTGGATATCAATGTGTTCGTCGACGATGTCGACACCTTTGGCTTGATGAGCGATGGCCGCGAGCGTGAGCGGCTGCTCAGTGACAACCGCCAGTGGCTGGCGGATGAGGCCGAACAACTGGGCAATGCTGGCCTGGATGTGTCCACCGAACTGTTGTTGACCCGCGACCCGCTGGGCAGCGCGCTGGAGCGGGTCGAACGGCAAGGCTGCGACCTGCTGGTCAAGGACGTGCAGCACGAACCGGTGCTCAAACGCCTGCTGGTCACGCCACTGGATTGGCAGTTGCTCAAAGACAGCCCGGTTGCCGTGCATCTGGTCAGCGACATCCGCCTGCCCCTGCCCCGGCAAATTGCTGCGGCCGTGGACCTCAACAGCCACGGTGCTGGCGAGCACCTGGATGAGCAGGTGATTCACTGCGCCCGTGCCCTGGCCCTGCAGTGCAACGCCGAGCTGCACTTGTTGCATGTGTGCGACGCGGCCAAGACCCATATTGCTGACTTCGGTGCCGGCACGGTGACCATGCCCGGTTTCGATGGCAGTGTGCGGAATGCGCAGCGGGCAGCGTTCAACCGCCTGGGTGACCATCACCAGATCCCGCTGGAACGCCGGCACTTTCTGGAAGGCGCAGCCATCAGGGCCATTGCCCAGTTTGTCGGCCACAGCCGGGCGGATGTGATAGTGATGGGCAGCCACCGGCATGACGCCATGCAGACCTACCTGGGTGGCACCACCGCGCATGTGCTGGAACACCCGCTGTGCAATGTGCTGGCGATCAAGGCCATTCGCTGA
- the mntP gene encoding manganese efflux pump MntP produces the protein MNPISLVFLAFAMSTDAFAAAIGKGSSLNKPRFVEALRTGLIFGVIEAITPIIGWLLGQAASQYVEDWDHWIAFILLLLLGAHMVYAGLKPDEEEEEKQSQHSFWILAVTAFATSIDALAVGIGLAFVDVNIWVAAAAIGLATMTMVTIGTMLGRALGSVVGKRAEIIGGIVLMLVGATILYEHLTSL, from the coding sequence TTGAACCCCATTTCTCTCGTTTTCCTTGCCTTTGCCATGTCTACGGATGCCTTTGCGGCTGCCATCGGCAAAGGCTCCAGCCTGAATAAACCACGCTTTGTCGAAGCCCTGCGCACCGGCCTTATCTTTGGCGTCATCGAAGCCATCACCCCGATCATCGGCTGGCTGTTGGGCCAGGCGGCCAGCCAATACGTCGAGGATTGGGACCATTGGATTGCGTTCATCCTGCTGCTGTTGCTGGGTGCGCACATGGTGTATGCCGGCCTGAAGCCGGATGAAGAAGAGGAAGAAAAACAAAGCCAGCACTCGTTCTGGATTCTGGCGGTAACAGCGTTCGCGACCAGTATCGATGCCCTGGCGGTAGGCATTGGCTTGGCGTTTGTTGATGTGAACATCTGGGTAGCGGCTGCGGCAATCGGCCTGGCGACCATGACTATGGTTACTATCGGCACCATGCTCGGACGGGCGTTGGGCTCGGTGGTGGGCAAGCGGGCCGAGATCATTGGTGGCATTGTGTTGATGCTGGTCGGTGCGACCATCCTGTATGAGCATCTGACAAGCCTGTAA
- a CDS encoding efflux transporter outer membrane subunit has protein sequence MPRHVLTLCAVLLCGCTLTPDYRQPEPSVAAHFPQGAAYAGNVSPTLAAEDWKQVFRDPVLRQLIGNALANNRDLRTAALNVAAYQAQYRIQRADLLPKVTANGQGQRQYLPRGITGTGQGVISSSYAATLGVSAYELDLFGRVRSLSDQTLLTYLASDQARRSTRLSLVASVASVYLTWRADQELLTLANETLVADERSLRLTINQRRAGTVSALDQIQARTSVDSTRAAVARYKRLVAQDLNQLTLLVGAPVAADLAALPLATEQIAGLPAGLPSDLLQRRPDILQVEYQLRAANANIGAARAAFFPSISLTANAGSTSPELNGLLDGGSGSWLFQPQISLPIFTAGSLRASLDYARLQEDIQVAQYQKTIQGAFQEVADGLAARATYQRQLQAQRDLVASSQRYYDLAEHRYRIGVDSSLAFLDAQRSLFSAQQGLINDRLAQLVAEVKLYTALGGGWSESD, from the coding sequence ATGCCCCGACATGTGTTGACCTTGTGCGCCGTACTTTTGTGCGGCTGTACGCTTACCCCTGATTATCGGCAACCTGAGCCTTCCGTGGCGGCACACTTCCCGCAGGGGGCAGCCTATGCCGGCAACGTGTCACCCACCCTGGCGGCCGAGGACTGGAAGCAGGTATTCCGTGACCCGGTACTGCGCCAGTTGATCGGCAATGCCCTGGCCAACAACCGCGATTTGCGCACAGCCGCGCTCAACGTCGCAGCCTATCAGGCGCAGTACCGGATCCAGCGCGCCGACCTGCTACCCAAGGTAACGGCCAATGGCCAAGGCCAGCGCCAGTACTTGCCAAGGGGCATCACCGGCACCGGCCAGGGGGTGATCAGTTCCAGCTATGCCGCGACCCTGGGGGTGAGTGCCTACGAGCTAGACCTGTTTGGCCGGGTGCGCAGCCTCAGCGACCAGACCCTGCTTACCTACCTGGCCAGTGACCAGGCCCGGCGCAGTACCCGCCTGAGCCTGGTGGCGAGTGTCGCCAGCGTGTACCTGACCTGGCGTGCCGACCAGGAATTACTGACCCTGGCCAACGAAACCCTGGTGGCCGATGAGCGCAGCCTGCGCCTGACCATCAACCAGCGTCGTGCCGGCACGGTATCGGCACTGGACCAGATCCAGGCGCGTACCAGTGTCGACAGTACCCGGGCGGCGGTGGCCCGTTACAAGCGCCTGGTGGCGCAAGACCTCAACCAGCTGACGCTGCTGGTGGGCGCCCCGGTGGCCGCTGACCTGGCCGCCCTGCCCCTGGCAACCGAGCAGATTGCCGGGCTGCCGGCCGGGTTGCCATCGGACTTGCTGCAACGCCGGCCCGACATACTCCAGGTCGAATACCAGCTGCGCGCGGCCAATGCCAATATCGGCGCAGCGCGGGCGGCGTTCTTCCCCAGCATCAGCCTGACCGCCAATGCCGGCAGCACCAGCCCCGAGCTCAACGGCCTGTTGGATGGTGGCTCTGGCAGCTGGCTGTTCCAGCCGCAGATCAGCCTGCCGATCTTTACCGCCGGCAGCTTGCGGGCAAGCCTGGACTACGCGCGCCTGCAAGAAGACATACAGGTGGCGCAGTACCAGAAAACCATCCAGGGTGCTTTCCAGGAGGTAGCCGACGGGCTGGCCGCACGGGCGACCTATCAGCGCCAGTTGCAGGCGCAGCGCGACCTGGTGGCGTCCAGCCAGCGTTACTACGACCTGGCCGAGCACCGTTACCGGATCGGCGTGGACAGCAGCCTTGCCTTCCTCGATGCGCAGCGCTCGTTGTTCAGCGCCCAGCAGGGGCTGATCAACGACCGCCTGGCGCAGTTGGTAGCAGAGGTGAAGCTGTATACGGCGTTGGGTGGGGGGTGGAGCGAGAGCGATTGA
- a CDS encoding amino acid adenylation domain-containing protein, translated as MPAVETFALTVAQRDIWLDQISHGDSPLYNIGAYVELQGRVDVGQLQQALQHLVAEHDGLRTVLVTEGGLARQYFAAYMAVPLAWHDLRQASEPFAAALALLEAQMRTPYSLDASPLWGATLIRVADQRHLLAVQAHHLILDGWGVDQWFKQLADYYQLQQQGLPLPRGAASYQAFIADDAQYQVSTRHARDRDYWLASYQQLPDALSARRERTAPANGSPSGAQVQAFDSQLLARMRRFAAGLQASPLHVLLAALHVCVTRTWQRDEWVVGLPVRNRGNARFKATLGLFTQVSALRMGFARECSFAALVEGIRDALKQDYRHQRFALSELNRSLGVLREERAQLFELMVSFEEDSNALQIADAPGHTVMICNGHEPTPLSIHLRCNSHSDAATLHVVHNRAWFTDDEARALAGRLLHVLEQGLQQPQALPGQFDLLTGSEHAALEQWHATQMPVADAGLIQQRIQAQAKARPAAVAALHNGQALTYGELERRAELLAQHLAGLGVRPERRVALIAQRGLDTLVGLLAVLKAGAAYVPIDPAHPRERLAYLLEDSAPDVLLTLSRLTERLPAHGLRQVELDRFNWAATPAAAFRFAPQSPSDLAYVIYTSGSTGLPKGVMVEQHMLANLVDWHCSSFDLGPGRQQSSLAGFGFDAMAWEVWPALCSGATLHLAPVRDGTEDIDALLAWWRAQPLDVSFLPTPVAEHAFAQGELHPTLQTLLVGGDRLRRLARERRYRVINNYGPTETTVVATSGQVVAGGPLHIGGPVANTRLYVLDEQRQLLPPGAVGELYVGGKGVARGYLNRPQMTAERFLHDPFNPQAGARMYRTGDLVRWLPDGTLEYLGRNDDQVKIRGVRVELAEIEAALVSHAAVRECVVMLRDGQLQAWFIGDPLVATRALHEHLRERLPVALLPGAYVRLERWPLTANGKLDRRALPQADESAKVRREHEAPQGLVEQQLAQLWCELLRVERVGRQDHFFELGGHSLLAVQLVERLRQQGLQADIQVLFGQSTLASLAASVTQVDSPVVPENRVLPGCQHITPGMLALTELDQPAIDRIVATVPGGAGNVQEIYPLAPLQQGLLYHHVTDARDPYQQQALFTFGSHEQLQAFIAALQQVIERHDILRTSLCWEGLEHPQQVVWRQARLPVEHWHGPAGQVRSHFDPQQRPLDLRHAPMMALVCSEDAGQGRWLGLLRFHHLVNDAVSLQVLLGELEAFMAGQGERLPKPVAYRDYVAASTQAERQAGHAAFFSKQLAGIEPQAPITGYGGTTVDEQQLERHDHCLARERVVALRQQVRQQGASLASLLHLAWAQVLGTLGGRDEVVLGTVLLGRSMAGPGAGRAMGMFINSLPLRVTLAQRSAGQALSETHAGLAALLAHEDAPLLLAQRCSGLPAGSALFDSLVNYRQGSLPFGQVLPGVELAEASEVHSYGLVLTVDEQADTLQLAIRAPRAISAQRVMDYLLNALQQLGDALASRSSAGLQAMRTVPDGELQRLLQEFNRTEDNHSPTWQTLPALFEAQARRTPKAVALQAGDDSLDYETLNAQANRLAHQLIAQGVGPDSRVAVCVERSVALMVALLGVLKAGGAYVPLDPGYPQERLRFMLQDCTPTLVLVHGATQGLFAALPCRWLDLDDIGWQANPPDNPQVAGLGPLQLAYVMYTSGSTGTPKGVMVEHRGLCNLMHWGSQICPPRPGDALLQRAPFTFDGSVWELFWPLTAGLRLVLARPDGHRDPAYMVQLIQTQQVSIVKFVPALLHQFLEQPGVERCTSLTDIFCGGGELTLALVHSVRKHLPNVRLHNVYGPTEATVDSTAWTLQAHAPLPTQAPPIGRPIANTRLYVLDAHDRPVPLGAVGQLHIGGVGVARGYLGLPQLQAERFIASPFVEGDRLYRTGDLVRYRADGDLDFIGRNDFQVKLRGVRVELGEIEALLATHPAVGQAVVLMRDERLVAYFTCSDGQQAPALEALRSHLLARMPEYMVPQAFVGLAALPLSTNGKVDRKALPAPGAEAVISREYQAPQGELETALAGIWTEVLKIEQVGRDDNFFELGGHSLLAVSLVARMRQAGLHVDARTLFSQPTLAGLAASTQREQVAVVVPPTTIPSLGKRRRL; from the coding sequence ATGCCCGCCGTCGAAACCTTTGCCCTGACCGTTGCCCAACGTGACATCTGGCTGGACCAGATCAGCCATGGCGACTCGCCGCTGTACAACATTGGCGCGTATGTGGAGTTGCAGGGCAGGGTGGATGTCGGGCAGTTGCAGCAGGCGCTGCAGCACCTGGTGGCCGAGCATGATGGCCTACGCACGGTCCTGGTCACCGAAGGCGGCCTTGCCCGCCAGTATTTTGCCGCGTACATGGCCGTGCCACTCGCCTGGCACGACCTGCGTCAGGCAAGCGAGCCGTTCGCCGCTGCACTGGCCTTGCTGGAAGCACAAATGCGTACGCCTTACAGCCTGGACGCCAGTCCGTTATGGGGCGCAACGTTGATCCGCGTTGCCGACCAACGTCACCTGCTGGCGGTGCAGGCCCATCATCTGATTCTCGATGGCTGGGGGGTAGACCAGTGGTTCAAGCAGCTCGCCGACTACTACCAGTTGCAGCAGCAAGGCCTGCCCCTGCCGCGCGGGGCAGCCTCTTACCAGGCCTTCATTGCAGATGATGCCCAGTATCAGGTGTCCACGCGGCATGCACGCGACCGTGACTACTGGCTGGCCAGCTACCAGCAGTTGCCCGACGCCCTGTCGGCCCGGCGCGAGCGCACTGCGCCGGCGAATGGCTCGCCCAGTGGCGCACAGGTGCAAGCGTTCGACAGCCAGTTGCTGGCACGCATGCGCCGCTTTGCTGCCGGGCTGCAAGCGTCGCCGCTGCATGTGCTGCTGGCTGCGTTGCATGTTTGCGTGACGCGCACCTGGCAACGTGACGAATGGGTGGTCGGGCTGCCCGTGCGCAACCGCGGCAACGCCCGCTTCAAGGCAACCTTGGGGTTGTTCACCCAGGTGAGTGCGCTGCGCATGGGCTTTGCCCGCGAGTGCTCGTTTGCCGCGCTGGTGGAGGGCATTCGCGATGCGTTGAAACAGGATTATCGCCATCAGCGCTTTGCCCTCAGTGAACTCAACCGCAGCCTCGGCGTGCTGCGTGAAGAGCGGGCGCAGTTGTTCGAACTGATGGTCTCGTTCGAAGAAGACAGCAACGCGTTGCAGATTGCTGACGCGCCTGGCCACACCGTGATGATCTGCAATGGCCACGAACCGACGCCGTTGAGTATCCACCTGCGGTGCAACAGCCACAGTGACGCGGCGACGCTGCACGTGGTGCACAACCGGGCCTGGTTTACCGATGATGAAGCCCGGGCGCTGGCCGGGCGCCTGCTGCATGTGCTGGAGCAAGGGCTGCAGCAGCCGCAGGCGCTGCCTGGCCAATTCGACCTGCTGACCGGCAGTGAGCATGCCGCACTTGAACAGTGGCATGCCACGCAAATGCCAGTGGCTGATGCGGGCCTGATCCAGCAGCGCATCCAGGCCCAGGCCAAGGCCCGGCCAGCGGCAGTGGCTGCGCTGCACAACGGCCAGGCGCTGACATATGGCGAACTTGAGCGGCGTGCAGAATTACTGGCGCAACACCTGGCAGGCCTGGGCGTGCGGCCTGAACGGCGGGTTGCGCTGATCGCCCAGCGCGGGCTGGACACACTGGTGGGGCTGTTGGCCGTACTCAAGGCTGGCGCCGCTTATGTGCCGATTGACCCGGCTCATCCGCGCGAGCGGTTGGCCTATCTGCTGGAAGACAGCGCGCCTGACGTGCTGCTGACCCTTTCCCGGCTGACCGAACGCTTGCCGGCCCATGGTCTGAGGCAGGTCGAGCTGGATCGTTTCAACTGGGCCGCCACGCCAGCCGCAGCGTTCCGGTTTGCCCCGCAATCGCCAAGCGACCTGGCCTATGTCATCTATACCTCCGGCTCCACTGGCTTGCCCAAAGGCGTGATGGTCGAGCAGCACATGCTGGCCAACCTGGTTGACTGGCACTGCAGCAGCTTCGACCTGGGCCCCGGGCGGCAGCAGTCGAGCCTGGCCGGTTTCGGTTTCGATGCCATGGCCTGGGAGGTCTGGCCCGCCCTGTGCAGCGGTGCAACCCTGCACCTGGCGCCGGTGCGCGATGGCACCGAAGACATCGACGCCTTGCTCGCCTGGTGGCGGGCGCAGCCGCTGGATGTCAGCTTCCTGCCAACCCCGGTGGCCGAGCACGCGTTTGCCCAAGGCGAGCTGCACCCAACCCTGCAAACCCTGCTGGTTGGCGGTGACCGCCTGCGCCGCCTGGCCCGCGAGCGCCGCTACCGGGTGATCAACAATTATGGCCCTACCGAAACCACGGTGGTCGCCACCTCCGGCCAGGTCGTGGCGGGTGGGCCGCTGCATATCGGCGGCCCGGTGGCCAACACCCGCCTGTACGTGCTCGATGAGCAGCGCCAGTTGCTGCCACCCGGTGCGGTGGGTGAACTGTATGTGGGTGGCAAGGGCGTTGCCCGCGGCTACCTGAACCGGCCGCAGATGACGGCCGAGCGTTTTCTGCACGACCCGTTCAACCCGCAAGCGGGGGCACGCATGTACCGCACCGGTGACCTGGTGCGCTGGCTGCCCGACGGTACCCTTGAATACCTCGGGCGTAACGACGACCAGGTGAAGATCCGCGGTGTACGGGTTGAGCTGGCCGAAATCGAGGCTGCCCTGGTCAGCCATGCGGCCGTGCGCGAATGCGTGGTGATGCTGCGCGACGGCCAGTTGCAGGCCTGGTTCATCGGTGACCCGCTGGTGGCCACGCGTGCATTGCACGAGCACTTGCGCGAACGCCTGCCGGTTGCGTTGCTGCCGGGTGCCTATGTACGCCTTGAGCGCTGGCCGCTGACCGCCAATGGCAAGCTGGATCGCCGCGCCTTGCCGCAGGCCGACGAGAGCGCCAAGGTGCGCCGTGAGCATGAAGCGCCCCAGGGGCTGGTCGAGCAGCAGCTGGCGCAGCTATGGTGCGAGTTGCTGCGGGTTGAGCGGGTAGGGCGCCAGGACCATTTCTTCGAACTGGGCGGCCACTCACTGTTGGCCGTGCAACTGGTCGAGCGCCTGCGTCAGCAAGGCTTGCAGGCTGACATACAGGTGCTGTTCGGCCAGTCGACCCTGGCCAGCCTGGCGGCCAGCGTGACGCAGGTCGATAGCCCGGTGGTGCCGGAAAACCGGGTGCTGCCGGGTTGCCAGCACATTACCCCAGGCATGCTCGCGCTCACTGAACTGGACCAGCCTGCCATTGACCGCATTGTCGCCACGGTGCCAGGTGGTGCTGGCAACGTGCAGGAAATCTACCCACTGGCACCCCTGCAGCAGGGGCTGCTGTATCACCATGTCACCGATGCCCGCGACCCCTACCAGCAGCAGGCCTTGTTTACCTTCGGTAGTCACGAGCAGCTGCAAGCCTTTATCGCTGCCTTGCAGCAGGTGATCGAGCGCCACGACATCCTGCGTACCAGCCTTTGCTGGGAGGGGCTGGAACACCCGCAGCAGGTGGTCTGGCGCCAGGCGAGGTTGCCGGTTGAGCACTGGCACGGCCCTGCCGGGCAGGTGCGCAGCCATTTCGACCCGCAGCAGCGGCCGCTGGACCTGCGCCATGCGCCGATGATGGCACTGGTGTGCAGCGAAGATGCCGGGCAGGGCCGTTGGCTGGGCCTGTTACGTTTCCATCACCTGGTCAACGACGCCGTATCGCTGCAGGTGCTGCTGGGCGAGCTGGAAGCCTTCATGGCCGGGCAAGGCGAGCGCTTGCCCAAGCCAGTGGCCTACCGCGACTATGTCGCTGCCAGCACCCAGGCCGAACGCCAGGCAGGCCACGCGGCCTTCTTCAGCAAGCAGCTTGCCGGTATCGAACCGCAAGCGCCGATCACCGGGTACGGGGGCACAACGGTTGATGAGCAGCAGCTGGAGCGCCACGACCACTGCCTGGCCCGCGAGCGGGTCGTTGCGCTACGCCAGCAAGTGCGGCAACAGGGCGCCAGCCTGGCCAGCCTGCTGCACCTGGCTTGGGCACAGGTGTTGGGCACCTTGGGCGGGCGCGACGAGGTGGTGCTCGGTACCGTGCTGCTGGGGCGCAGCATGGCCGGCCCGGGGGCCGGTCGGGCCATGGGCATGTTCATCAACAGCTTGCCGCTGCGTGTCACCCTGGCACAGCGTTCGGCGGGCCAGGCGCTGAGTGAAACCCACGCCGGGCTGGCAGCGCTGCTGGCGCATGAAGATGCGCCGCTGCTGCTGGCCCAGCGCTGCAGTGGCTTGCCAGCAGGCAGCGCGTTGTTCGACAGCCTGGTCAACTACCGCCAGGGTAGCTTGCCGTTCGGCCAGGTGCTGCCAGGTGTGGAACTGGCCGAGGCCAGCGAGGTACACAGCTACGGGCTGGTGCTGACCGTGGATGAACAGGCGGATACGCTGCAACTGGCCATTCGCGCCCCACGTGCGATCAGTGCGCAACGGGTCATGGACTATTTGCTCAACGCCTTGCAGCAATTGGGCGATGCACTCGCCAGCCGCAGCAGTGCAGGCCTGCAGGCCATGCGCACAGTGCCGGACGGCGAGCTGCAGCGATTGTTACAGGAGTTCAATCGCACTGAAGACAACCACAGCCCGACCTGGCAGACCCTGCCCGCGTTATTCGAGGCCCAGGCCCGGCGCACGCCCAAGGCCGTTGCCTTGCAGGCAGGCGACGACAGCCTTGACTATGAAACCCTCAACGCCCAGGCCAACCGCCTGGCCCATCAGCTGATTGCCCAAGGGGTCGGCCCTGACAGCCGGGTGGCCGTGTGTGTCGAGCGCAGCGTTGCGCTGATGGTCGCCTTGCTGGGCGTGCTCAAGGCCGGTGGCGCCTATGTGCCGTTGGACCCTGGCTACCCGCAAGAGCGCCTGCGCTTCATGCTGCAGGACTGCACCCCGACATTGGTGCTGGTGCACGGCGCCACCCAGGGCCTGTTCGCCGCATTGCCATGTCGCTGGCTCGACCTCGACGACATCGGCTGGCAGGCCAACCCGCCCGATAACCCACAGGTGGCGGGGCTGGGGCCATTACAACTGGCCTATGTGATGTACACCTCGGGTTCCACGGGTACGCCCAAGGGCGTGATGGTCGAGCACCGTGGGCTGTGCAACCTGATGCACTGGGGTTCGCAAATCTGCCCGCCGCGCCCGGGTGACGCCTTGCTGCAACGGGCTCCATTCACCTTCGATGGCTCGGTGTGGGAGTTGTTCTGGCCGTTGACCGCCGGTTTGCGTCTGGTGCTGGCACGGCCCGATGGCCATCGCGACCCGGCGTACATGGTGCAGCTGATCCAGACGCAGCAGGTCAGTATCGTCAAGTTCGTGCCGGCGCTGCTGCATCAGTTTCTCGAACAACCGGGTGTTGAGCGTTGCACCAGCCTGACCGACATTTTCTGTGGTGGCGGTGAGCTCACCCTGGCCCTGGTGCATAGCGTGCGAAAACACTTGCCCAACGTGCGCCTGCACAATGTCTACGGCCCTACCGAAGCCACCGTCGACAGCACCGCCTGGACCTTGCAAGCGCATGCACCGCTACCCACGCAGGCGCCGCCGATCGGCCGGCCGATCGCCAATACCCGGCTGTATGTGCTTGATGCCCATGACCGGCCGGTGCCGTTGGGTGCGGTCGGGCAGTTGCACATCGGTGGTGTCGGTGTGGCACGTGGTTATCTGGGGTTGCCACAACTGCAGGCCGAGCGTTTCATTGCCAGCCCGTTTGTCGAGGGCGACCGCCTGTACCGCACCGGTGACCTGGTGCGCTATCGCGCCGACGGCGATCTGGACTTCATCGGCCGTAACGACTTCCAGGTCAAGTTGCGCGGTGTGCGGGTGGAACTGGGCGAAATCGAAGCGTTGCTGGCTACACACCCGGCTGTGGGGCAGGCGGTGGTGCTGATGCGTGACGAGCGCCTGGTGGCATATTTCACCTGCAGCGATGGCCAGCAGGCGCCGGCGCTGGAGGCGTTGCGCAGCCACCTGTTGGCGCGCATGCCCGAGTACATGGTGCCGCAGGCGTTCGTGGGGCTGGCGGCGTTGCCGTTGAGCACCAATGGCAAGGTCGACCGCAAGGCCCTGCCGGCACCAGGTGCGGAGGCTGTGATCAGCCGTGAGTACCAGGCACCGCAGGGCGAGCTTGAAACAGCGCTGGCCGGGATCTGGACCGAGGTGCTGAAGATCGAGCAGGTAGGCCGTGACGACAACTTCTTCGAGTTGGGCGGGCATTCGTTGCTTGCGGTCAGCCTGGTGGCACGCATGCGCCAAGCCGGGTTGCACGTGGATGCCAGGACCCTGTTCAGCCAGCCGACACTGGCGGGGCTGGCGGCCAGTACCCAGCGCGAGCAGGTTGCCGTGGTAGTGCCGCCAACCACCATTCCCAGCCTGGGCAAGCGCCGACGCCTCTGA